GCGGATCAGTGGCTCGATAACCCTACGATGCACAAGATGTGGTCGATCGCTGCGGATGAGGGGCTGGCGATCTGTCCGTTGATGAACCCCGAGTATCTGCCGGCTGTCGATGCGATGTGTGCCAAGTATCCCAAGACACGCGTCGTCGTCGATCACTTCGCTCGGATCGGCGTCGATGGCAAGATCCAAGATGCTCAAGTCGAAGCGCTCTGTCGGTTGGCACGCCACGAAAACGCCTACCTTAAAGCCTCTGCGTTCTATGCGCTCGGCAAGAAGCAAGCTCCTTATACCGACTTGGGGCCGATGATTCATCGCTGCATGGACGCCTACGGCAGCCAGCGGATGATGTGGGCCAGCGATTGTCCCTATCAAGTCGAAGAAGGGCACACGTATCAAGATTCGATCGATCTGATTCGCAAAAAGCTCGACTTTTTGAGCGACCAAGACCGCGCCTGGATGCTCGGCAAAACCGCCGAAAAGGTTTTCTGGAGCTAGTCGTCGAGCGGTCTCACGGCGCGGGAGATTTGCCTTCTTCGCACGACGGCACGTTTGTCACCGGCGAGTTGCTGCCGCCGCTCCGCGGCTGACGCGATTGTTTAGGGCGTACGGTTCCGTGGGCTGCGCCCACGGCTAAATGCTGCCATCGCTCCGCGATTCATTTCCTCAGCCGTGAAGCCGTTTTGCATGAAGTCACGGGCTTCGCGATTCGCTTCCTCCGCCGCGAAGCTGCGAAAGCATCTAGCTGCGGGTGTAAACCCGCAGACCAAACGCAGGTCGGCGGCTGAACGGTCGCGTTGGCATCAAGCTCAGTTCATCGCCGACGCTTCCGCATCGATTTCCGTTTCGGGAGCAGAATCTTGGATATAGGTTCGTCCGCGATACATGTAGGCCACGATGATGAACAGGAACGCGGCGACAAGCATCAGGCCGGTGAAGAACCAGTAATAGGATGCGCCCGGCAATTTTGAGCTACCATCATCGTTGGAGATCACCGCGTTGACACCGGCGGTGATGAAGTTGCCCAGCGAAACCGAGAGCATGTAAAAGCTCATGATGATGCTTTTGATGCTGTTGGGCGCTTGTGTGTAACTGAATTCCAGGCAGGTGATCGAAACCATCACCTCCGCTGCGGTCAGGATGATGTAGGCCAATACCTGCCAGCCGATGCTAGGCGTGCCGCCGTTCTGGATCGCGGTTTCGATCAACGCGCTGATCGAAAAGGCGCCGACGGTCAGGAACATTCCGATCCCAACGCGTCGCAGCGGTGTCAGGGGGAAGATTTTGGTGATCGTTGGATAGATCAGGTAGCTGAAGGTGGGAACGAGAATCAGGATCAAAAACGGGTTGGCCGCTTGGATCTGGCTCGACAGCAGTTCAAACCCGAAGACCGTGCGGTCCATGTGATTGGCTTGCAAAACCCAAGCACTCGCCGTTTGATCGAACAGACTCCAGAAGACCGCAACAAGAATGTAGATCGGTGCCAGGTTGAGGAGTGCTTTGAGCCCGTCGCCGGTGAAGGCGTCTTTGAAGACAACCGCTCCACGCGCGGGAATGTGGACGAATCGGTTTCGACCCATCCAGAACAGGAAGGTCGCAATCGCCATCAAGATGCCGGGGACACCAAATGCGACTTGTGGCCCGAAGCGGTCCAGTAGCCACGGCGTCAGCAGCGTCGATGCAAAAGCGCCCAGGTTGATCGCCACGTAGAACCAACCGAAGACCTTCTCCAGCATGTGCGAGTTCTTGCTGCCAAATTGATCGCCGACGTGAGCCGAGACGCACGGTTTGATCGCTCCGGTGCCAAATGCGATCAGCCCGAGGCCAACCGCCAGGCCGATCCGGGTTTCGTTCAGCGCCAACGCCAGGTGGCCGAAGCAGTAGAGGATCGAGAGCCAGAGGATCGTCTTGTATTTACCAAACAACCAGTCGGCGGCGAAGGCACCGATCAGCGGCGTGAAGTAGGCGGCCATCACAAACACGTGGACCCAGAACTTGGCGTCCCCTTCGCTCATCGGATCGGTTAGACCGTGGTCGCCCAGCAGGTACGTGGTCATGAAGACGGTCAGGATCGCCTTCATGCCGTAGAAGCTGAACCGTTCGGCCGCTTCGTTGCCGACGATGTAAGGGATGCCCGGGGGCATCGTATCGATCGGATAGGGAGTCGTTTGGAACTTTGGATTGGTTGGTTGGCTGGCGTTACTCATCGATCCCTCAATCGTCAGGTGGGCTCAGGCAGGAAGCTTGGCGTCAATGCTGATGTTAATATAGACCAGTTGCGTGTGGCGATACCAGCAGCGGGACAGGGGAGCGGACAGGAAGGGAGAACTCTTGGAATCGTCGGCCAAGCTGCTGTGGGCGAGCCGTTGGAGCCGCGTTGGCACAGCACGACACGTTAGACCGCGACTTCGGGGGCGCCGACCAGAATCGGCTGTTTGCCGTCGTGGAAGTAGACTCGGTTGCGGCCCATTCCTTTGGCTGCATACAACGCCTCGTCGGCGCGGCGAACGATCGGGCCGATCAGCAGGTCGTTCCGGCATTCGGCCACCCCGACACTGATCGTGAACTCGATTTCCTGGTCGGCAACGGTGACTGTTTGATCGGCCACGATTTTGCGGAAGCGGTCGATTCGATCGGCGGCGACTCGCAGCGGCGGGGGCATCAGGGCGACAAATTCCTCGCCACCAAAGCGGGCGACCATGTATGCGCCCTCGATATGGTTGGTCAGCAATTGGGCCATGTGCTGCAGCACCGCGTCCCCTTCGGGATGCCCGTAGCGGTCATTGATTTGTTTGAAGTGGTCGACGTCGATCATCGCGACCACAAATCCGGGGCCACCTTTTTGCCAAGCCGAGAACATTTCATCGAGCCGTTGGTCGGCGGCGCGACGATTGGGCAATTTGGTCAGCGCGTCGGTTCGGGCTTCGGAGATGTACGCCTCGATCGAACGCGTCTGCTTTTCCAATTGACGCTCGGCATCGTCCAGTCGCTGCTTGAGCGATTGGTTGCTGGTCATGATGTCGTCGAGCACTTTGACGATCGGCGTCGTCTTTGGATTCCCCGTTTCGATCGTCTCTTGGACGACGCGCGCGGCGGAACTGAGTTCGTCTTGATAACGGGTGACGTTCCCCGAGTACTCGCTAGTCCACTGGCTGAGCGCTTCGATGATGCCCAACAGTTCCGCACCTTGCAGTGGCGCGGTTGCATCGCGCCGCCCGCGGCGACGCCCCCAGCCGAACCCGCCCCAGATTCCCAGAGCAAACAGCAACGCGCCGACGCCAACGCCGGTAAAGAAAATTATCGATTGGCTAAGCGGCACGTCGAACGCCCTCCTCGCTGAGAGTCGTCATCAATTGCGGTTCGTCATAAAAAGGTTTCATGCTGGAAGGCTCCGTTGCGAAGCCGTCCAGCATGTTGGAGTGTTGCGGTTATCGGGCTGGAAGTTCAACGACAAGTCTATTGATTCGCCGACAGGTTGCTCAACTCGTGCCTGAACGCGCCGCCGCCGTCGATGTGTTCGCCACGGGCGATGACCACGATCCCGCTGTCGGTGACCATGAACCCGCGGGCTCGGTCGGCTTCGACGTCATAACCAATCGTCGTTTCGGGCGGAATCACGACGCCCTTGTCGATGATCGCGCGGCGGATCTTCGCTCGGCGACCAACCTCGACTCCTTCAAACACGATGCTATCTTCGACGTCGGCGTAGCTGTTCACACGGACGCCGGGGCTGAGGATGCTGCGTCGCACATGGCCACCGCTGCAGATCGAACCCTGGCAAACGATCGAATCGAGCGCTTCGCCGCGGCGATCCATATCCCCTTCGCTGCCGAAGACAAACTTCGGTGGCGGCATGTTGGGTTGATAGGTGCGGATCGGCCACTTGTTGTCGTAGAGATTCAATTGTGGATCGACGGTGATCAGATCCATGTTCGCTTCGAAGTAGGCATCGAGCGTACCGACGTCGCGCCAGTAGGCGTCGTTTTTACGGTTTTCGTCGCGGAACGGAAACGCAAAGACACGATGGTCGCCGATCACTGCGGGGATGATGTCGTTGCCAAAGTCGTGGCGGCTGCCCGACAGGGTGGCGTCGCGACACAGTTGTTCAAACAGGAAGCGAGCCGAAAAGACGTAGATTCCCATCGACGCCAGGCAGTGGTGATCGTCGCCGGGCATCGTTTGTGGGTGCTCGGGCTTCTCTTGGAAACCGATCACTCGGTTGTCCTCGTTGATCTGCATCACGCCAAACTGCTTCGCCGATTCGCGATCGACTTGCAACGCTCCGATCGTCAGGTCGGCCTTGGTCTGGATGTGGAAATCGACCATCGATTCGTAGTTCATCTTGTAGATGTGATCGCCCGCCAAGACGACTACATATTCGGGCCGCTCGCGCTCGATCGCATAGATGTTTTGGTAGACCGCGTCGGCGGTTCCTTGATACCACTGATCGTCGATCCGCTGTTGCGGTGGAACGACGTCGATGAATTCGCCCAGTTCGCGGCAGAAGTAGGGACGCCAGCCGAGGTTGATGTGGCGGTCCAAACTTTGCGCCTTGTACTGCGTCAACAGCAGCAGTTGTCGCATGCCGCTGTTGAGGCAATTCGAGAGGACAAAGTCGATGATCCGATACAGTCCGCCAAAAGGGACCGCCGGCTTGGCGCGGTCGCGTGTCAAAGGCTCCAACCGCGAACCTCGACCGCCAGCCAGAATGACCGCCAGTGTATTTTGCATTTTTCCAATCATGTCGCCGCCTCTGTGTTGTGCTGTCCTTCGGTTGCAAGAGCATTCCTAAGTAATGTATCGGTTTGTTGACGACCGATCCAACACGGTGATTGCTAGGGAAGCGTGTCGTATGGATTGCAAAATCCTTCGGAATTTGTGGCTTGGGCCATCCATGGGCGAATCGAGCCCACTAACTGCAAGTGCGTCGCTGCAACGCTAAGGATCAAGCCCTTCGGGGATGCCGTTGGGAAATACCGATCGTAGGACTTCCTGGATATATGCCTGCCGGTTCGCCGGTTTGGGATGCGTGCTCATCATTTCCGGCGGCCCGTTGCTGCCGCTCGCTTCGTCGAGGATCTGCATCACGCCCAGCATCGCCCGCGGATCGTATCCGGCTTGCGCGGTCAGCAGCACGCCCCAGCGATCGGATTCCAGTTCGTCGTCGCGGCCATATTTCATGTTCAACATCTGGCCGATCGCTTGAGCCAGTTGAGCCGAACTGATGTCGCCGCCAGCAACGCCCGCCGCGCCGACGAGGCCGCTGGTCAGTTTCTGTTTCGCCAACCGCTGCGCTCCATGGCGGCTGAGAACGTGCCCGATCTCATGTCCCAGAACTCCGGCCAATTGCCCTTCGGTCTGCAGTCTGCTGTACAAAGCCGCAGTGATAAACACCTGTCCGCCGGGCAACGCAAAGGCGTTGATCGTTTGCGGATCTTTCAGCAGATGGAACTTAAACTGAAACGGATTGGTTCCCTGTTTCACGCGGACGTAGTCGTCGAGTCCGCTCAGCAGCCGTTGGCCAACTTGGTCGACGTGTGCTCGGGCCTGCGGATCGGGATGCAGCCCGCCGTGCTGAGCTGCCATTTCCGGAGCGGCTTGCAATCCGAGCGCGATCTCTTGATCGGGGCTCATCGCAACCCGCTGCTTTTCGCCCGTGATCGGATTCCGTTGCCCGGTCGACAGATACGAGATGAACGAGAACAACGCCAACCCGGCGGCGATCATCAACCGCAGCTTCAGACCGCTGTTGCTGCGGCGACCAAATCCAAAAGGCATTCCCAAATCCTCCAATCCGAATCAGGCGTCGAGATCCAACGGTTCCGACGAATCGTCGACCGCCGGTCGCGATCGGGCCCTTCCGGGTGCGTTGGTCAAAAAACGGCCGAACAGTAACGCGTGCATGATTTCCAACAACAACCAACCCAGGACCCCCACAAACGTGCTGGCGACAAGATTCAGCGGGATCACCAGAAACAGCCCCAACGCAAACGCGACGTACCCCAGATGCGCCGGCCAGTCGATGGGGAAGTGGAAATCGATCGCCACCAGGATCACCGCGGTGGAAAATAGGCCAACGATCACCGAGGGATTGTTCACCCACTGCAACAATTGCATCGCGTCCACAAAATCTTCCTTCCAATTGATGAGTCGGCGTTTTGGCTCGCCCCGCGTTGCCTCGCTCACTGCCGAGCGGGATCGGCGGTGGTGTCCTGCCGATTGAAAAAGGATGTCGATCTCGGAAACAGCGTAAAACAATGAACCGTATGCGGTCAGCCGATTTTACAAGTATGTCGAACTCGGGTGCTCCTGAACAGTTGTGTACTGCATGGATGACCGCAGTAGGGACCGCCGTCTGTGGAGGCTCTTTCCGGCTCGAGGTTAGAGAGTGGTTGGGGCTTCCCCCATTTGTCGGATGAGCCGCATTGGAGGCTCATTGGAGCATCGTGGCGAGGCAGAAGATCGGCCGCCGGTGCGTGGCTATCGGCATGGTGCAGGCTCCGGTAAAATCGGGCCTCGACGCGAAACGCACTGTATTTCCTTAATAAAACTCTTCCTCAGCAGATCCGATGCCACGATACAACCCTGCCCAGATCGAGCCGAAATGGCAAGCGTATTGGGAGCAGAACAAAACCTTCGCCGCCCCCGAGATGCCGGGCGACAAGAAGCTGTACGCCCTGGACATGTTCCCCTATCCCAGCGGCGATGGGTTGCATGTCGGTCACCCCGAAGGCTACACGGCGACCGATATCGTGTCCCGTTTCAACCGCATGCGCGGCGTCTCGGTCCTGCACCCGATGGGCTTCGACGCCTTTGGCCTGCCCGCCGAAGAGCACGCGATCAAAACGAACACGCCGCCGCGGGCGTCGACCGAAAAGAATATCGCCACTTTCCGCCGGCAGCTGAAGTCGCTCGGCTTCAGTTACGACTGGGACCGCGAGATCGCCACCACCGACGTCGAATACTTCCACTGGACCCAGTGGATCTTCTTGGTGTTGTTCGACACGTGGTTCGATGCCGATCAACAGAAGGGGCGTCCGATTGCGGAGCTGCCGATCCCGGCAGAGGTCACCGCCGCGGGAGCCGACGCGGTCCGCAGCTACCAAGACGATCACCGCTTGGCCTTCCAGAGCGATGCGTTGGTGAACTGGTGCCCGGCGCTGGGGACTGTGTTGGCGAACGAAGAGGTTGTCGATGGCAAGAGCGAACGGGGCAGCCACCCGGTCGAACGCCGTCCGCTGCGACAGTGGATGTTGCGGATCACCGCTTACGGCGACCGCTTGCAGAACGACTTGGAGTCGGTCGATTGGCCCGAGAGCATCAAGACGATGCAGCGCGATTGGATCGGCCGCAGTACGGGGGCGGAAGTCGATTTCTTTGTAGGCGATGTCGATGACTTCCAGACTTGGAAAAGTGCCCGCAGCGAGTTTCCTGCAAAGCCAACCGACGACAGCTTGCGGATCTACACGACCCGCCCCGACACGCTTTACGGCGCGTCGTACATGGTCATCGCTCCGGAACATCCGTTTGTCGATCGCCTGACGACCGACGATCAAAAAGCAGAGGTCGAAGCCTACTGCCAAGCGGCGGCGAATAAGAGCGACCGCGAGCGTCAGGAGGACAAAGAGAAGTCGGGCGTCTTCACCGGCTCCTACGCGATCAACCCCGTCAACGGACAACCGACGCCGGTCTGGATCAGCGATTACGTGCTGATTCACTACGGCACCGGTGCGATCATGGCGGTCCCGGCGCACGACGAACGCGACTTTGAATTCGCCAAGAAGTTCGACTTGCCGATCACGCCGGTCGTCGATCCGGGCGAGGTGCATGAAGAGCGCGATCAGGTGCTGGCGGGCGAAGCCTGTTTCGCCGGGCACGGCAACGCGATCAACAGCGGTCCATACAACGGAGTCCCCACGGCCGACTTCAAGCAGAAGATCTCCGAGGCGCTGGAAGCCGAAGGGACCGGGCACGAAGCTGTCAATTACAAGCTGCGCGATTGGTTGTTCAGTCGCCAGCGATTCTGGGGCGAACCGTTCCCGATCCTGCACGAACTGGACGACGCCGGCAATCCGACGGGCAACATCCGCGCTGTCGATGTCGCCGACCTGCCGATCGATCTGCCGCATCTGGAAGATTACAAACCGCACGGAAAACCGGAACCGCCGCTGGGCAAATCGCCCGACGAATGGCTGTATGTCGAGATCGACGGCAAGCGTTACAAACGTGAAACGAACACGATGCCTCAGTGGGCCGGTTCGTGTTGGTACTACCTGCGGTTTATCGACCCCCAGAACGGCGACGCCTTTATCGATCCCGAAAAGGAAAAGGCTTGGATGCCGGTCGATCTGTACATTGGCGGCGCCGAACACGCGGTGCTGCATCTGCTGTACTCTCGCTTCTGGCACAAGGTCCTCTTCGATCGCGGGCACGTCAGTTGCCCCGAGCCGTTTGGCCGCTTGGTGAACCAAGGAATGATCTTGGGCCAACCGCAGTACCACGTCAGCGAAGCGGCAGCCGAGGCGGCGGAAGCCAAATTGACGTCGCTTGGTGTGACGCCAGTTCGCGTCGAGAATAACGACAAGGTTTCGTACATCCTGCAGCAAACCGCTGGCGGTGCCGATCTGTCGGACGACATGACCGAAAAGCGTCAGGGGCAAACCTATCTAGCCGGAACCGATATTGAACTGACGCCCAAGGCGGACAAGATGTCCAAGAGCCGCGGGAACGTGGTCAACCCGGACGACATCATCAAAGTCCATGGTGCCGACACGCTGCGGATGTACGAGATGTTCATGGGCCCGTTGGAAGCGACCAAGCCGTGGAACATGGCCGGAGTCGGCGGTATCCGCAAATTCCTGGATCGCGTGTGGCGGATGATCGCCGACGAAGATGCCGAAACGCCAGCGTTGGCTGCGGAGGTGCAAGACGTCGCGCCGACCGAAGAGCAGAACCGTGTGCTGCATCAGACGATCAAAGCGGTCACGCACGACACCGACACGCTGGGCTTCAACACAGCGATCGCGCGGATGATGGAGTTCGTCAACTTCTTCAGCAAGCAGAAGGTCCGTCCTCGCGCGGCGATGGAGAGCTTTGTCCTGATGCTGGCTCCGTACGCTCCGCACATCGGTGAAGAACTGT
Above is a genomic segment from Rosistilla ulvae containing:
- a CDS encoding amidohydrolase family protein, whose amino-acid sequence is MAVDDKVFSAVRLSRRQLIGAAAATTALAATNRLAIAADGKSDGYIDAHVHVWTPDTDKYPLDKAYDKSSMQPASFTPEQLMAHAKPAGVSRIVLIQMSFYGVDNSYMLDVMAAHPGRFSGVAVIDPADKPRQTMRQLKSQGVRGFRIVAGKQPADQWLDNPTMHKMWSIAADEGLAICPLMNPEYLPAVDAMCAKYPKTRVVVDHFARIGVDGKIQDAQVEALCRLARHENAYLKASAFYALGKKQAPYTDLGPMIHRCMDAYGSQRMMWASDCPYQVEEGHTYQDSIDLIRKKLDFLSDQDRAWMLGKTAEKVFWS
- a CDS encoding POT family MFS transporter translates to MSNASQPTNPKFQTTPYPIDTMPPGIPYIVGNEAAERFSFYGMKAILTVFMTTYLLGDHGLTDPMSEGDAKFWVHVFVMAAYFTPLIGAFAADWLFGKYKTILWLSILYCFGHLALALNETRIGLAVGLGLIAFGTGAIKPCVSAHVGDQFGSKNSHMLEKVFGWFYVAINLGAFASTLLTPWLLDRFGPQVAFGVPGILMAIATFLFWMGRNRFVHIPARGAVVFKDAFTGDGLKALLNLAPIYILVAVFWSLFDQTASAWVLQANHMDRTVFGFELLSSQIQAANPFLILILVPTFSYLIYPTITKIFPLTPLRRVGIGMFLTVGAFSISALIETAIQNGGTPSIGWQVLAYIILTAAEVMVSITCLEFSYTQAPNSIKSIIMSFYMLSVSLGNFITAGVNAVISNDDGSSKLPGASYYWFFTGLMLVAAFLFIIVAYMYRGRTYIQDSAPETEIDAEASAMN
- a CDS encoding GGDEF domain-containing protein, whose product is MPLSQSIIFFTGVGVGALLFALGIWGGFGWGRRRGRRDATAPLQGAELLGIIEALSQWTSEYSGNVTRYQDELSSAARVVQETIETGNPKTTPIVKVLDDIMTSNQSLKQRLDDAERQLEKQTRSIEAYISEARTDALTKLPNRRAADQRLDEMFSAWQKGGPGFVVAMIDVDHFKQINDRYGHPEGDAVLQHMAQLLTNHIEGAYMVARFGGEEFVALMPPPLRVAADRIDRFRKIVADQTVTVADQEIEFTISVGVAECRNDLLIGPIVRRADEALYAAKGMGRNRVYFHDGKQPILVGAPEVAV
- the glgC gene encoding glucose-1-phosphate adenylyltransferase, encoding MQNTLAVILAGGRGSRLEPLTRDRAKPAVPFGGLYRIIDFVLSNCLNSGMRQLLLLTQYKAQSLDRHINLGWRPYFCRELGEFIDVVPPQQRIDDQWYQGTADAVYQNIYAIERERPEYVVVLAGDHIYKMNYESMVDFHIQTKADLTIGALQVDRESAKQFGVMQINEDNRVIGFQEKPEHPQTMPGDDHHCLASMGIYVFSARFLFEQLCRDATLSGSRHDFGNDIIPAVIGDHRVFAFPFRDENRKNDAYWRDVGTLDAYFEANMDLITVDPQLNLYDNKWPIRTYQPNMPPPKFVFGSEGDMDRRGEALDSIVCQGSICSGGHVRRSILSPGVRVNSYADVEDSIVFEGVEVGRRAKIRRAIIDKGVVIPPETTIGYDVEADRARGFMVTDSGIVVIARGEHIDGGGAFRHELSNLSANQ
- a CDS encoding M48 family metalloprotease — its product is MPFGFGRRSNSGLKLRLMIAAGLALFSFISYLSTGQRNPITGEKQRVAMSPDQEIALGLQAAPEMAAQHGGLHPDPQARAHVDQVGQRLLSGLDDYVRVKQGTNPFQFKFHLLKDPQTINAFALPGGQVFITAALYSRLQTEGQLAGVLGHEIGHVLSRHGAQRLAKQKLTSGLVGAAGVAGGDISSAQLAQAIGQMLNMKYGRDDELESDRWGVLLTAQAGYDPRAMLGVMQILDEASGSNGPPEMMSTHPKPANRQAYIQEVLRSVFPNGIPEGLDP
- the leuS gene encoding leucine--tRNA ligase, whose product is MPRYNPAQIEPKWQAYWEQNKTFAAPEMPGDKKLYALDMFPYPSGDGLHVGHPEGYTATDIVSRFNRMRGVSVLHPMGFDAFGLPAEEHAIKTNTPPRASTEKNIATFRRQLKSLGFSYDWDREIATTDVEYFHWTQWIFLVLFDTWFDADQQKGRPIAELPIPAEVTAAGADAVRSYQDDHRLAFQSDALVNWCPALGTVLANEEVVDGKSERGSHPVERRPLRQWMLRITAYGDRLQNDLESVDWPESIKTMQRDWIGRSTGAEVDFFVGDVDDFQTWKSARSEFPAKPTDDSLRIYTTRPDTLYGASYMVIAPEHPFVDRLTTDDQKAEVEAYCQAAANKSDRERQEDKEKSGVFTGSYAINPVNGQPTPVWISDYVLIHYGTGAIMAVPAHDERDFEFAKKFDLPITPVVDPGEVHEERDQVLAGEACFAGHGNAINSGPYNGVPTADFKQKISEALEAEGTGHEAVNYKLRDWLFSRQRFWGEPFPILHELDDAGNPTGNIRAVDVADLPIDLPHLEDYKPHGKPEPPLGKSPDEWLYVEIDGKRYKRETNTMPQWAGSCWYYLRFIDPQNGDAFIDPEKEKAWMPVDLYIGGAEHAVLHLLYSRFWHKVLFDRGHVSCPEPFGRLVNQGMILGQPQYHVSEAAAEAAEAKLTSLGVTPVRVENNDKVSYILQQTAGGADLSDDMTEKRQGQTYLAGTDIELTPKADKMSKSRGNVVNPDDIIKVHGADTLRMYEMFMGPLEATKPWNMAGVGGIRKFLDRVWRMIADEDAETPALAAEVQDVAPTEEQNRVLHQTIKAVTHDTDTLGFNTAIARMMEFVNFFSKQKVRPRAAMESFVLMLAPYAPHIGEELWGLLGHDGTLTYATWPEHDEAALVESTIELPVQIQGKVRTKIQVAADLSQDEVLAIALADEKVIAAIGDKQVVKKIVVPGRLVNLVVK